Proteins encoded within one genomic window of Bradyrhizobium sp. CB1717:
- a CDS encoding dicarboxylate/amino acid:cation symporter — protein MTQIAIQPAVHRRHQPWYKILYIQVLIAIALGVLIGYFYPDLGKALKPLGDGFIALIKMMIAPVIFCTVVHGISSMGDLKRVGRVGLKSLIYFETVSTVALAVGLLVGEVLQPGHGFNIDPATIDPNSVATYVTKAKEEGIVAHLMAIIPDSYLGAIARGDLLQVLLISILSGFAIAFLGKAGEPIAEAIDKAAKMFFGIIRIIVRVAPIGAFGAMAFTVGAYGLGSLLNLAALIGTFYLTSILFVLIVLGAIARLAGFSILRFIAYIKDELLIVLGTSSSETVLPQMIQKMEHLGASRSVVGLVIPTGYSFNLDGTNIYMTLATLFLAQATNTHLTIWQELGILGIAMITSKGASGVTGAGFITLAATLSIVPDIPIQSIAILVGIDKFMSECRALTNLIGNGVACVVISISEGELDRDALHETMAHPLEIGEALEPGGGATS, from the coding sequence ATGACACAGATCGCGATCCAGCCAGCCGTCCATCGCCGGCACCAGCCCTGGTACAAGATCCTCTACATCCAGGTGCTGATCGCGATCGCGCTCGGCGTGCTCATCGGCTATTTCTATCCCGATCTCGGCAAGGCCTTGAAGCCGCTCGGCGACGGCTTCATCGCGCTGATCAAGATGATGATCGCGCCTGTCATCTTCTGCACCGTGGTGCACGGTATCTCCTCGATGGGCGACCTCAAACGTGTCGGCCGGGTCGGATTGAAGTCGCTGATCTATTTCGAGACGGTCTCGACCGTCGCGCTCGCGGTCGGCCTGCTGGTCGGCGAGGTTCTCCAGCCCGGACACGGCTTCAACATCGATCCCGCCACGATCGACCCGAACTCGGTCGCGACTTACGTCACCAAGGCCAAGGAAGAAGGCATCGTCGCCCATCTGATGGCGATCATTCCCGACAGCTATCTCGGCGCGATCGCGCGCGGCGACCTGCTCCAGGTGCTGCTGATCTCGATCCTCTCGGGCTTCGCCATCGCCTTCCTCGGCAAGGCCGGTGAGCCCATTGCGGAGGCGATCGACAAGGCGGCGAAGATGTTCTTCGGCATCATCCGCATCATCGTGCGCGTGGCGCCGATCGGCGCCTTCGGCGCGATGGCGTTCACCGTCGGCGCCTACGGGCTCGGCTCGCTGCTCAATCTCGCCGCCCTGATCGGCACGTTCTATCTCACGAGCATCCTGTTCGTTCTGATCGTGCTGGGTGCGATTGCCCGCCTCGCCGGCTTCTCGATCCTGCGCTTCATCGCCTACATCAAGGACGAGCTCCTGATCGTGCTCGGCACCTCGTCGTCGGAAACGGTGCTGCCGCAGATGATCCAGAAGATGGAGCATCTCGGCGCCTCGCGGTCGGTGGTCGGCCTCGTGATCCCGACCGGCTACAGCTTCAACCTCGACGGCACCAACATCTACATGACGCTGGCGACGCTGTTCCTGGCACAGGCGACCAACACGCATCTGACCATCTGGCAGGAGCTCGGCATTTTGGGCATCGCCATGATCACCTCGAAGGGCGCTTCGGGCGTGACCGGCGCCGGCTTCATCACGCTCGCCGCGACGCTGTCGATCGTGCCTGACATCCCGATCCAGTCGATTGCGATCCTGGTCGGCATCGACAAGTTCATGAGCGAGTGCCGTGCACTGACCAATCTGATCGGCAATGGCGTCGCCTGCGTCGTCATCAGCATCTCCGAAGGTGAGCTCGACCGCGACGCGCTGCACGAGACCATGGCGCATCCGCTGGAGATCGGTGAGGCACTGGAACCGGGCGGCGGCGCAACCTCATAA